One window of the Cryptococcus neoformans var. grubii H99 chromosome 12, complete sequence genome contains the following:
- a CDS encoding ADP-ribosylation factor-like 2 yields MGLLTIVRKNKAKSKEMRVLFLGLDNAGKTTILKKLNNENISDISPTLGFNIKSLIRDGYTLNIWDVGGQRTLRPYWRNYFESTDAVVWVVDSSDRMRMEDCRDELKELLHEERLAGATLLVFANKQDLGGSMTLEEIRGALELRSIISHRWIVYPCSAFTGKNLDDGMNWLVKEVAGRLYWSGLNGKEAGLFREVTDDRTGTVVGAQTKLNMHCIAMTYATTQIIMTLP; encoded by the exons ATGG GCCTTTTGACCATTGTCCGCAAAAACAAAGCCAAGTctaaggagatgagggtgCTCTTCCT TGGACTCGATAACGCTGGGAAAACTACCATactgaagaagctgaacaATGAGAACATTTCAGACATTAGCCCGACTTTAGGTTTCAATATTAAATCATTAATTAGAGATGG ATACACTCTCAATATTT GGGACGTAGGAGGCCAACGAACGCTGCGGCCCTATTGGAGAAATTACTTCGAATCTACCGACGCCGTCGTCTGGGTGGTGGACTCTTCAGACAGAATGCGTATGGAGGACTGTCGGGATGAGCTAAAGGAGCTCCTGCATGAAGAA AGGCTTGCCGGAGCAACCTTATTGGTCTTCGCCAATAAGCAGGATCTGGGTGGTTCGATGACATTGGAGGAGATCCGAGGT GCCCTTGAGCTGCGGTCAATCATTTCTCATCGGTGGATAGTATACCCCTGTTCAGCTTTCACTGGAAAAAACCTCGACGATGGAATGAATTGGCTGGTAAAGGAAGTTGCCGGGAGACTATATTGGAGCGGATTGAACGGAAAAGAGGCAGGCCTATTCCGTGAGGTAACGGATGACCGGACCGGTACTGTTGTTGGCGCTCAGACAAAGCTGAATATGCA TTGTATTGCTATGACATATGCTACTACTCAAATTATAATGACGTTACCATGA
- a CDS encoding ADP-ribosylation factor-like 2, variant, with amino-acid sequence MGLLTIVRKNKAKSKEMRVLFLGLDNAGKTTILKKLNNENISDISPTLGFNIKSLIRDGYTLNIWDVGGQRTLRPYWRNYFESTDAVVWVVDSSDRMRMEDCRDELKELLHEERLAGATLLVFANKQDLGGSMTLEEIRGALELRSIISHRWIVYPCSAFTGKNLDDGMNWLVKEVAGRLYWSGLNGKEAGLFREVTDDRTGTVVGAQTKLNMQ; translated from the exons ATGG GCCTTTTGACCATTGTCCGCAAAAACAAAGCCAAGTctaaggagatgagggtgCTCTTCCT TGGACTCGATAACGCTGGGAAAACTACCATactgaagaagctgaacaATGAGAACATTTCAGACATTAGCCCGACTTTAGGTTTCAATATTAAATCATTAATTAGAGATGG ATACACTCTCAATATTT GGGACGTAGGAGGCCAACGAACGCTGCGGCCCTATTGGAGAAATTACTTCGAATCTACCGACGCCGTCGTCTGGGTGGTGGACTCTTCAGACAGAATGCGTATGGAGGACTGTCGGGATGAGCTAAAGGAGCTCCTGCATGAAGAA AGGCTTGCCGGAGCAACCTTATTGGTCTTCGCCAATAAGCAGGATCTGGGTGGTTCGATGACATTGGAGGAGATCCGAGGT GCCCTTGAGCTGCGGTCAATCATTTCTCATCGGTGGATAGTATACCCCTGTTCAGCTTTCACTGGAAAAAACCTCGACGATGGAATGAATTGGCTGGTAAAGGAAGTTGCCGGGAGACTATATTGGAGCGGATTGAACGGAAAAGAGGCAGGCCTATTCCGTGAGGTAACGGATGACCGGACCGGTACTGTTGTTGGCGCTCAGACAAAGCTGAATATGCAGTAA